In Hermetia illucens chromosome 1, iHerIll2.2.curated.20191125, whole genome shotgun sequence, one genomic interval encodes:
- the LOC119647296 gene encoding uncharacterized protein K02A2.6-like — translation MLGAYNYDIQYRQGKYNILADCLSRLPNAHEAISEEAQKIHKIYAVIQIWKLDDIVLTEQELRKQTKHNLILRRVIELIERHWPDTKYINNELKPYYDKREELSYENGILMWQGRIIVPDNLQEVTLRHLHRGHPGIGSMRASARYYVWWPNIDKDVEHTVKSCMACQRQRPKQSELPIYFWSLPEHCWQRLHVDFAGPFEGKMWIVLVDALSKWVEADVLYAATTRTLCEFLEEKFITFGYPEIIVSDNGSQFTSEEFRNYCQSHGIKHVTSSPYHPKTNGLAERFVRTFKERMKASEYDGLSQRQRLRTFLFTYRNTPHSFTGKAPSEFLLGRRLRTLFDNLKPNVRREMHFKHVKQNLQAEQSNREFQPAQPVFVKTDIEKMWEPANIVERTNRYSYRVRTKDGVERRRHADHIRERRVIPPSIDFRDVSDFRRNSFHYQSASPTANDEQEHQQSMQPAIPSHENGNMSEQGQHTEAQQIEHPVRRSQRLRNRPKRLVEEM, via the coding sequence ATGTTAGGTGCATACAATTACGATATACAGTATCGTCAAGGCAAATACAATATTCTAGCTGATTGCTTATCACGCTTACCAAACGCACATGAAGCAATTTCGGAGGAAGCGCAGaagattcataaaatttatgcGGTAATTCAAATATGGAAGCTTGATGATATTGTACTAACAGAACAGGAACTTAGGAAGCAGACGAAACATAACCTAATATTACGACGAGTAATTGAGTTAATTGAGCGTCACTGGCCAGACACGAAGTATATCAACAACGAGCTGAAACCATACTACGACAAACGGGAGGAACTATCATACGAAAACGGTATTTTGATGTGGCAAGGACGAATTATCGTGCCCGATAATCTTCAAGAAGTAACATTGAGGCATCTTCATAGAGGGCATCCAGGCATTGGCTCTATGCGTGCGTCAGCGAGGTACTATGTATGGTGGCCGAACATCGACAAGGACGTGGAACATACAGTGAAATCATGCATGGCATGTCAACGTCAACGCCCAAAACAATCTGAACTGCCAATCTACTTTTGGTCCCTGCCAGAGCATTGTTGGCAACGACTGCATGTGGACTTTGCAGGTCCCTTCGAAGGAAAAATGTGGATTGtgcttgttgatgctttatcaaaGTGGGTAGAAGCAGATGTACTTTATGCTGCCACCACAAGAACTTTGTGCGAATTCCTAGAGGAGAAGTTTATAACATTTGGTTATCCGGAAATTATCGTGTCGGATAATGGTAGTCAATTTACGTCAGAAGAGTTTCGAAATTATTGTCAAAGTCATGGAATAAAACATGTAACGTCTTCACCGTACCATCCGAAAACCAACGGACTAGCCGAACGATTCGTACGAACATTCAAGGAGCGCATGAAAGCCAGTGAATATGATGGTTTATCACAACGTCAGCGCTTGCGCACATTTCTATTTACATATCGAAACACACCACACTCCTTTACAGGGAAGGCACCATCTGAATTTTTGCTAGGTCGACGCCTGCGAACTTTATTTGACAATCTGAAGCCTAATGTACGGCGAGAGATGCATTTTAaacatgtaaaacaaaatcttcaagCAGAGCAGTCTAACAGAGAGTTCCAACCAGCACAACCAGTATTCGTAAAGACAGACATCGAGAAAATGTGGGAACCAGCCAACATAGTCGAAAGAACAAATCGATATTCCTACCGTGTTCGAACAAAGGACGGTGTAGAAAGAAGACGACATGCAGATCATATCCGAGAACGGAGGGTAATACCACCATCCATCGACTTCCGGGATGTCTCAGATTTTAGGCGAAACAGTTTCCATTACCAATCTGCAAGCCCGACAGCAAATGATGAACAGGAACATCAGCAGTCTATGCAGCCCGCTATACCGTCGCATGAAAACGGAAACATGAGTGAACAAGGACAACACACCGAAGCACAACAAATTGAACATCCAGTACGGCGAAGCCAACGGCTAAGAAATCGACCCAAGAGACTAGTCGAAGAGATGTAA